Genomic segment of Triticum aestivum cultivar Chinese Spring chromosome 6A, IWGSC CS RefSeq v2.1, whole genome shotgun sequence:
GGATGCAAGACATGTAAGTAAACTGGAATGGAGGGGAAATCATATTTAATTAAAGCTAATCTCCCTGCATGAGATATAGCCTAATTGCTTGTAACAAGTTAATAGAGAACGGACGTTTGGCTCTCGGCCTTCATGGAGgcctttttttgaaaaaaaaaaatcaaactttccggttttaaaaaattctgaaaaaaaactgTGCAAGTAAAGAAGGATGCtatgtgtatgtgtgtaaaatttcaggatgaaaaacgttgaaatgcgacctgtacaaaaaagacaaatttagtatcatgtgttaaaaagtcCCAGATTTATCTTTTTTGCATAgccctcatttcaacgtattttgcCCTTAAAATTTATAccatgtgtgttatgccttcatgtatatctgtgttttttcagaattttttaaaacatagaaaatatgaattttgacaaaattagatttttttttcaaaaccgagctccatggagctcagcCTCCAAAGACAATATTCGCAAGTTAATACAACTTTAAATTTATCAGTGAAATATGTATGGGGTCGATCTCTTTTTCTAGGGAAAACTGAGAGGTGACCACCATGCAAGGTGGAGAATCTATGCCATACCAGGAAAAATCTTTATTTTTTCTAATCATAAATCTAAAGAACCATTTTGTTGGGGTGGTATTAAAAATTCTACACCTAGTTTTAGAGCAATAACTTCTAGCATAACAAGCCAGCTAAAAAGCATGGAGGCTCGGAGCACTTGCGCTTGTGATTGATTCTCAGTATCAGAGTATAAACACATAATTAGAGTCTAAAAGAGCATTCAAACACATAATTAGAGTCTAAAGGCAAATCCAACGGGCTTCTTCACCATATGTCCAGACCAAAGAGGCCATTGAACGGGCTCCTCCATTTAAGCCCGGACAGTCTGTATCCGCTACTCCAGGCTCAAATGGAGTAGGGGGAGTCCAAACTTTCTGCCACACCGGCCCAAAACCAGCGTCTTTAGTAACCGGGTTTGGGAGCTTCGtgtctgttttttcttcttctttccttttctatttttctttccgGTTTACTGGTTTTGTTTCGGTTCCTTTTTCTGTTGTTTTTGTCTTTGCTGTTATTTCTCATCCATCCTTTTAGTTTCATAATTCATTGTTTTGAAAAATCCATGTGAATTTGTGAACCTTCTTTTAGAATTCATGTTTTTTTCCTTAAATTCATGCACTCTTTCAAatccatgaaaattttcaaattgaTGGACCTATTCAAATTCAATTCGCGAACTTTGAAAATCCGCTaacatttttgaaagcatgaaCTTTTTAGAATCCATAAAAATCCAGGGAGTCAGTTTTTTTTTTTTTACTCTGAACCATTAGCAAGCGAGCGAGGGACCGAGCGAGGGCGCTAAAGGGTTGGCCCAAGTGCGGCTATTCGGTGCTTAACCGGGCCGGCCTGATTGTTCGTTAGCCCGTTGCTTGAACGTCTCCAGGATGTTTTCTGGACCTTCCCGTGCTTACATGGGATCATACAattttctcaaaaagaaaaaaaagatgggATCATACAACCATATCTATGAACTGCCTTGTAAAAAATGGTTGAATTCAGGCATTCAACACTCATATGTGCAGCATATGAGAAAATTGAGTTGACCAAGAGTGGACCCAAGGCGAGACAGACTACCTCAGCTCGGTAGTGCGAACGGACATAATACAAGGCTTAGGTTTGGCTCTGGCTTGTTGCAGGATCAAGGCCATCTCCATTTACTCATGAGGCAGAAGATAGAGGGCATCATCAAGCAGCAGGAATTCAGAGCACCAACATAACTACTTCGTAGACAAGATAGTCCACAGAGCAAATCATCAAGAATTAACAAGCAGAGGCAAGACTAGACATATATCAACCCAGCAATCCAGGATGCACAACACCAGCACTGCTGGTCCAGCAGCAACAAGGCTCGCAGCTtcgaattaccatgctgttcataATCTGACCATTACAACCATCTAAAGTACCAAGGTCCAAGAAGGTTCAAAAGTAGATCCGAAATTCCAAAATACTGCATGCGCAAAAGGCACATTAAGATAAAAGGAGGACATCGGGCTCCCAAGATAGCCACAGCCAGTAGGACATAAGGATTTCAACCTTCAAGGTATCGCCATACATATTGCTTGAGTCATCATCAACCAGCATCGCCAAAACACCCCACAGCTATCTCACCGAGTCTCTAAGTGATCCTACAAGAACAAGATAAAGAAGTGGAAACATTCATCATTCATCAATATAGTGCATTGGAAATCTGAGTCAAGTCTAGCATCTGATCCTGCAATGTTTAAATACGAGTCGAATTTAAAAGCTAGGAATGGCAGGCTTTCGAGCATCCAAAAGGGTACCATCCAAATGCAGAAATGCTAGCAGCGTCGAATCACCACGAAAAGGTAAGGCGGCTATAAAATCATCTCAGGCGCATTCTTCAAAATTTGGAGATGCAGAGGCTATAGAAAGCTAGCAGGTCAATGGAATCAACATTTACAATTTCTAATGAAGGTGCACGCCCGTATCCCATTATGCAAATCATCCAACTTCTGAAATTTACAGCCTTCAGTCCACAACGTTAATTACCTATTATGCTTTGGGACCGATGCAGGCTCTGTTGGGCCACCTCCAGCATTCACATCGCTTCCTTCGGAGCTTGGGGTAGACAGAGCTAGATCATTGGGGCCCTAAAGAATTTAAAGCTTATGTAAGTATTGTGATCATCCCAAAACAAGTAGTCTGTTTCTACTCGGTATTAAAACACGCAAAGCCACCGATGTTGCCCCAATGGACAGTTGGACACACAGTGCGGTAAGCAGACAGCAGAATGGAACCCAACATAAAGAAGTATACGAGAATGCTCGTAACAATAGTAACGCTGAAAGAGTGGAAGGTTTTCCACTTTTTGAAAGAAAGCAGTTATAAGCCTAGAGAATACCATTTACATATATCTGTAACTACTTCATCCATGGCTGCCTTGACATGACTAATTTTAAATTTCTTCATAATTGCAAAACGGGAATGATGTACAGTATGAGTGGGTTAGCAGATTCCCACAACAATCCACTAAATAGtaaataaaaattgcatataatCCAGGTTTCAAACGTAGAAAGAAACTATATACCAGCAACATTTTCACATGCATATATATGGGCTCACCTTATCATGTACTCCTACCAAAGAAGGAGGCCATGCCATGACGTAGGGATGGAGCTTGTGATCATACTCACAGATCTTTTTCAGCTCCGCTGTCTCGAGACAAAAGGataggagcagctgaggaacttcAGTATACCCGTCATAGGCAGTGCGCAGGTACACGATTCCATCGGTAACATCCATAACGTGCACAACGACATAAGAATCGTCTTCAATCTCAGTGAGCCGACGGATCGTTTTGAGTTTGAACTCCTGGTCCAGCTTCCACCTCTCGACACCGTCGTATTCATCGGGTCTCCAGAAAAAAACTAGGAGCTCACAGCCACCCCACGGATCCGGGGACACGATGCAGGGCCTCCCATCCTTGGTATTACCAAGCACAAAATCACAATCACGGTTACTGCCTTCTTCCACCGCCAAGAGCGGCGGCAGTTCCATTCTAGAGAATTCCAGCGTCGCGGTGTCGAGCACGGTGATGTAGAGTCTCCCTGGGTGTGTCCAGTAGAGGGATCCGTTCACCATCTTGCCGGTGGCTCCCACTGCTCCTGGAATCAAAGGCTCAGGGAAAATCTGCCACCCAATCTCGGTGCTCCCCGGCGAGATGACGCCGACGGAGGCGTAAAGGTAGCCACAGTAGAAACAAACCACACGGGGCGGCGAGCCGGGGTGCTCTTCGGAGGAGGAGATTATGTGGAACTGAAAGGTCAAGGCGCTTTTGAAGATGCCCGGCGGCGAGGGGAAGAGATGCAGCGCCCGCGTGAGAGGGTTGTAGGCGGCGATCTGCCTGGCCCTCCGGTTGAAGAGGACGACGTAGCCGTCGCTGCATCGCTCGATCTCCCACACCGGAGagggatcctcctcctcctcctcctcctcctcctccttctcatcttcttcgtcgctgtcctcctcgtcttCGTTGTTCTCAACTTCTTCGTCGCTGCccccctccgcctccgcctcgtTGCTGTCCTCGTCTTGGTCGCCGCAGTCTTCATTGTCGCCGTCTGGGTTCGGGAGGCCGTTGAGGGCGAAATCGCCGCCGCGGACAGCGGCGGCGAAGTCCCGGTCGGAGCGGCGGTGGCGGGCGTCGAAGGAAGGGACGCCGGGCTCCCATTTTTCGATGAGGCGTTGGATGAAGAGGCCGACGAAGGGAGACGGGTGGAGATCCCGGAAGCGG
This window contains:
- the LOC123132190 gene encoding uncharacterized protein, encoding MASAPPPPPPAKCPSAVPTTIQDLDDDLLREVFIRLPALPSLVRAALTCHAFLRAVRSSPAFRRRFRDLHPSPFVGLFIQRLIEKWEPGVPSFDARHRRSDRDFAAAVRGGDFALNGLPNPDGDNEDCGDQDEDSNEAEAEGGSDEEVENNEDEEDSDEEDEKEEEEEEEEEDPSPVWEIERCSDGYVVLFNRRARQIAAYNPLTRALHLFPSPPGIFKSALTFQFHIISSSEEHPGSPPRVVCFYCGYLYASVGVISPGSTEIGWQIFPEPLIPGAVGATGKMVNGSLYWTHPGRLYITVLDTATLEFSRMELPPLLAVEEGSNRDCDFVLGNTKDGRPCIVSPDPWGGCELLVFFWRPDEYDGVERWKLDQEFKLKTIRRLTEIEDDSYVVVHVMDVTDGIVYLRTAYDGYTEVPQLLLSFCLETAELKKICEYDHKLHPYVMAWPPSLVGVHDKGPNDLALSTPSSEGSDVNAGGGPTEPASVPKHNRIT